A genomic stretch from Chiloscyllium plagiosum isolate BGI_BamShark_2017 chromosome 45, ASM401019v2, whole genome shotgun sequence includes:
- the LOC122543939 gene encoding probable G-protein coupled receptor 139 isoform X2 — protein sequence MHGAPKGLFYAICYPIIAIVGAPANLLAIGILSRGRCGLSKCITYYLVVIAVNDFFVIIISVILNRIGRIYFRYSVLFTTPVCSLGAVLVYGTRDGSVWLTVAFTIDRFVAICCQNLKIRYCTEKSASLVIGTICILSCIKNVPLYFIYKPLYTIRGVPWFCDIKSSYYTSPVWQAYDMLDPILTPIFPFILIFLLNALTIKHILWANRSRQRLRGVENCQDSEMVNRKRSIVLLFAVSLSFLLLWATQVGRFLYVRVRGAGYFNSQNFKDPQYILSETTNMLQLLSSCNNIFIYAVSQNKFREELKVVIKYPFTIYIRFFKR from the coding sequence cCAATTTGCTGGCGATTGGAATTTTATCCCGAGGACGTTGTGGACTCTCCAAATGCATCACATACTATCTTGTGGTGATAGCTGTCAATGACTTCTTTGTGATAATAATTTCCGTCATCCTAAACAGGATTGGCCGCATTTACTTTCGGTACAGTGTCTTGTTTACCACACCAGTATGCAGCCTTGGCGCTGTACTAGTCTATGGTACCCGAGATGGCTCAGTGTGGCTGACAGTGGCCTTCACCATCGATCGTTTTGTTGCCATCTGCTGCCAGAACTTGAAGatcagatactgcactgagaaaTCTGCATCACTGGTCATTGGAACAATTTGTATCCTGAGTTGCATCAAGAATGTCCCTTTATACTTTATCTACAAGCCGTTGTATACGATTAGGGGTGTGCCCTGGTTCTGTGATATCAAGTCCAGCTATTACACTTCTCCAGTCTGGCAGGCCTACGACATGCTCGACCCCATCTTAACCCCCATTTTCCCATTCATTCTCATTTTTCTTCTCAATGCTTTGACTATAAAGCACATCTTATGGGCCAACAGATCCAGGCAGAGGCTTCGAGGTGTTGAGAACTGCCAAGATTCGGAGATGGTGAATCGCAAGAGGTCCATTGTCCTGCTGTTTGCCGTCTCACTCAGTTTCCTTCTCCTGTGGGCTACCCAGGTCGGGCGTTTCCTCTACGTGCGAGTTCGAGGTGCAGGTTATTTCAACAGCCAGAATTTCAAAGACCCACAGTACATCCTTTCAGAGACTACCAACATGCTCCAGTTACTCAGCTCCTGCAACAACATCTTCATCTACGCTGTATCTCAGAACAAGTTTAGAGAGGAGCTTAAGGTGGTGATAAAGTATCCATTCACCATCTATATCAGATTCTTCAAacgttaa
- the LOC122543939 gene encoding probable G-protein coupled receptor 139 isoform X1: MIHAADSNPNAVHSFCLASRILVPVTRLSDANLLAIGILSRGRCGLSKCITYYLVVIAVNDFFVIIISVILNRIGRIYFRYSVLFTTPVCSLGAVLVYGTRDGSVWLTVAFTIDRFVAICCQNLKIRYCTEKSASLVIGTICILSCIKNVPLYFIYKPLYTIRGVPWFCDIKSSYYTSPVWQAYDMLDPILTPIFPFILIFLLNALTIKHILWANRSRQRLRGVENCQDSEMVNRKRSIVLLFAVSLSFLLLWATQVGRFLYVRVRGAGYFNSQNFKDPQYILSETTNMLQLLSSCNNIFIYAVSQNKFREELKVVIKYPFTIYIRFFKR, from the exons ATGATCCACGCCGCTGACTCCAACCCCAACGCAGTCCACTCTTTCTGCCTGGCTTCACGCATCCTGGTTCCTGTCACGAGGCTGAGTGATG cCAATTTGCTGGCGATTGGAATTTTATCCCGAGGACGTTGTGGACTCTCCAAATGCATCACATACTATCTTGTGGTGATAGCTGTCAATGACTTCTTTGTGATAATAATTTCCGTCATCCTAAACAGGATTGGCCGCATTTACTTTCGGTACAGTGTCTTGTTTACCACACCAGTATGCAGCCTTGGCGCTGTACTAGTCTATGGTACCCGAGATGGCTCAGTGTGGCTGACAGTGGCCTTCACCATCGATCGTTTTGTTGCCATCTGCTGCCAGAACTTGAAGatcagatactgcactgagaaaTCTGCATCACTGGTCATTGGAACAATTTGTATCCTGAGTTGCATCAAGAATGTCCCTTTATACTTTATCTACAAGCCGTTGTATACGATTAGGGGTGTGCCCTGGTTCTGTGATATCAAGTCCAGCTATTACACTTCTCCAGTCTGGCAGGCCTACGACATGCTCGACCCCATCTTAACCCCCATTTTCCCATTCATTCTCATTTTTCTTCTCAATGCTTTGACTATAAAGCACATCTTATGGGCCAACAGATCCAGGCAGAGGCTTCGAGGTGTTGAGAACTGCCAAGATTCGGAGATGGTGAATCGCAAGAGGTCCATTGTCCTGCTGTTTGCCGTCTCACTCAGTTTCCTTCTCCTGTGGGCTACCCAGGTCGGGCGTTTCCTCTACGTGCGAGTTCGAGGTGCAGGTTATTTCAACAGCCAGAATTTCAAAGACCCACAGTACATCCTTTCAGAGACTACCAACATGCTCCAGTTACTCAGCTCCTGCAACAACATCTTCATCTACGCTGTATCTCAGAACAAGTTTAGAGAGGAGCTTAAGGTGGTGATAAAGTATCCATTCACCATCTATATCAGATTCTTCAAacgttaa